GTGCCAAACAAAGTATGTTCGATTTTATTTTTTCAATATTTTCAATTTCGTCTTCCCTACATAAAGTAATATGGGCCTTAATTATTTTAAATTGTATCGGATTAAATTCTTGCCTAATCTGTTCAATAGCTTCAGCATCCTTTGGTTCTACGAATAGGGTCAGTTGTCTGCGAATATTAGAAATCATTTTTGTCTCTTTATTATGGGTCTTTACGCTTATCACTAACGCTCCGGGCTTCGCGAAGGCAGGAGGTAAAACTGTAAGCGATCTGTTAGCACCAACGTCTATTAATTTGGTACAAATATTTCTATTTGTTTTACCATAATGTTTTAATCGAAGTCATAGAATGGCTCAAGTTGCTAGTACTCACTCCCTGTGAATCCAATTGGAGCATAAAAGTATAGAAAAGTCCATAATGAACCACTAAAAAGTTTGCTGTGCATACCATCCCCTTCATGAGAAAAATAAATCACCTCCGAGGGGTTATAATCAACCGCAATGATGTCACCATTTGGAACATTCATAAATGACAGTTTGTCTTTCCAGATTTTTTCAACCCCATCAATTGTATCTTAGTCATTATATTTTGGGTCTAATGAAGCAATTATCCACCATCTAAAACCTGCATATTATTTAGTCAACAAATTTAAGTTTCAATAAACTAAAATAGAAAATATTTGTGTAAATTATTCTAATGTTATTTTATTAGATTTATATCTAATCTCCGCGTGTCATGATAAAATGAATAATTATTTTAAATCTCACAATACTATTTGTTATATTTATATTTAAAAATGAATTTATTTTGTTAATTATTATTTAATTATTATTTAATTATTATTTTTAATAATCTTAACCGGTCAATCTATTTTATTAATTAATTTTTCAAATATTTTATTCGTTCTTCATAACGATAAAACACCTCAACCCATCACCCGATACCCCGCGCCAAAAACCGTGACAATAAATTGTGGATTCTTTGGGTCTTCTTCAAGTTTTACACGCAGGTTACGGATGTGAACATCTATTGTACGCTCGGTACCATCACTCATTTCGTCGTGTAGGTGATCAAAAAGTTCGCCTCGCGAAATGATCTGCCCCGGAGACGCCATGAGCAAGTACAAAATATCAAACTCTTTAGGGGTAAGCGATACAGAGGTGCCATTGCATTTCACTCGCCGTTGAACAGGATGCAAGGATACCCTTCTTATCCGTATCCAGTGGCTTTCATCTGGAGTCGGCGATTTCGTGCGACGAAGAATGGCGTTGATGCGGGCCAACACCTCTCGCAGACCAAACGGCTTGGTAACATAGTCGTCGGCCCCTAACTCCAGACCAATGACCTTATCGGTTTCTTCTTGACGTGCCGTGAGAAGCATCACGGGTGCGTCACTTTCCCGACGAAATGCGCGAATAAAGTCGTAGCCATCCATATGAGGCATCATAACATCTAATAAAACCAGTTCTGGCTGAAATACTACGGCTTTTTGGAGCGCTTCACGGCCATCGGCAGCAACTTCAACCCGAAAGCCTTGGGCTTCTAAATACTCCTGTAACATAGTCCGGACATTCGGCTGGTCGTCTGCTATTAAAATTCGTGTCGGCATTTTTCCTTTATTAGATACACAAAACCAACACGAATATAGCAACGGTTCTGCCCCTCTGTACTGTGTGCTACAATTATTGTACGTATTTCCCCTACTTTACCTTTCTCCAATATCGCAAAGTAGTTTTGCATAACAGGTCTTACCTTAAAAAAAGGTTTTTCATAACCTAGATCATACTTTTTCAGTAGCATCGTAGCACACCATGCCATTTACCCAGTCTGACATGACCGCGCCGCCCGATTTGCGCCAACATGCAAAAGGAACAGGTCCGCGACGGTCTCAACGCCCCATCTATCAGGATATGTTGCCCCCTTGTAATCATGCTTGTCCGGCAGGCGAAAATATACAAGGGTGGTTATCACTTGCGCAAGCAGGGGATTATTATGCGGCGTGGCAGAAATTGGTAGAGGAAAATCCGATGCCCGCGATTCACGGACGGGTATGTTATCACCCGTGCGAGGACTCGTGCAACCGTGCGGCAATAGACAAAACGGTGAGCATTCATGCGGTCGAGCGGTTTTTGGGCGATATGGCGATCGAGCAAAACTGGCAAGTCGCCTTTCCAAAAGCACGGTCTGGCAAGCGGGTTTTGGTGGTCGGCGCCGGGCCAAGCGGCCTCTCGGCGGCATATCATCTTACACGCATGGGGCACGAGGTGGAGATTCAGGAGGCTGGGCCATTGCCTGGCGGGATGATGCATTTTGGCATTCCGGCGTATCGCTTGCCACGCAACATATTAATGGCCGAGATACAACGGATCGTCGCAATGGGCGTAAAAATCCACCTCAACCAAAAAGTAGAAGACGTGATGGCGGCCAAGGCCACCGGAAATTTCGATGCCGTATTTTTAGCCATTGGTGCACAAATTGGAAAAAAAACCACCATTCCCACACAAGCCGCTGGTCAGATATTGGATGCTGTGAGTTATCTACGGGATGTGGAAATGGGCATTGCCCCGAAACTGGGACGGCGCGTGGCCATTTATGGCGGTGGGAATACAGCGATGGATGCAGCGCGGACGGCCAAAAGACTCGGAGCCGAGGAAACATTGATCATCTACCGACGAGACCGCGAACACATGCCAGCACACGACTTCGAGGCCGATGAAGCCTTGGGGGAAGGGGTAAAAATCCATTGGTTACGCACCATCAAATCCATCGAAGAAACCACCTTTACCGTAGAAGTGATGCGGGTCGAAAACGGAAAACCGGTGCCTACAGGAGAATTCGAGACCTTGGAGGCCGATGCACTGATTATGGCACTTGGACAAGACACCGATACCCGTTTTTTAAAGCAGGTCCCCAACTTGGTCTTTAACCAAGACGGTACCTTACAAGTGGGGTTGGATATGATGACAGGGTGCGATGGCCTGTTTGCAGGTGGTGATATGGTTCCTGAAGACCGCAGTGTAACCATTGCGGTGGGGCATGGCAAAAAAGCCGCACGTTTTATGGATGCCTATCTAAGAGGGAAAAGTTACCTGAAAGCACCTAAAAAACCCGTCGTAGGTGCAGATCTTCTGCATCTGTGGTTCCATACCGATGCCCCACCCCAAGAACAACCCCACCTTCCGAATGAGGTAGCAACAGAAGGATTTGATGAAATTGTGGCTGGATTGACGGAGGCTGAAGCCCGCTATGAGGCACAACGCTGTTTGTCTTGTGGCAATTGCTTCGAGTGTGACGGCTGTTATGGCTCATGTCCGGAAGGAGCCATCATCAAACTGGGCACGGGTAAACGATATCGGTTTAATTTAGATTTATGCACGGGATGCGCCGTTTGCCACGAACAATGCCCGTGTCATGCCATAGAGATGACACCGGAGCCTCTATAAATGAAACGCAAAGTTTTTTGGGTGCTGGTTTTGCATACCTATACAACCTTCCAACATCCAGAAAAACTTTTTCATTTGCAGCGCAACCCAACCTTTTTACGTCCCCCAATTTAATCCTATCAAAACCAACCGATCATGGCCGATCAGCATACCGTTCTAACCGTAGATGGCAACGAAGCTGCTGCCTATGTGGCATATCGCGTGAACGAAGTTTGCGCCATTTATCCGATTACGCCTTCCTCTACCATGGCCGAACTTGCCGACGAGTGGGCAGCCAAAGGCGTTAAAAACTTATGGGGCAATGTACCAGAAGTCATCGAAATGCAGAGCGAGGGCGGCGCTGCTGGCACGGTCCATGGTGCGTTACAAACGGGGGCCTTGACTACCACCTTTACCGCTTCGCAAGGGCTTATGCTGATGTTGCCCAACATGTACAAAATTGCGGGAGAACTTACGGCTGCCGTTTTTCATGTTGCAGCACGCTCACTTGCAGCACAAGGATTGTCCATCTTCGGAGATCATAGCGATGTAATGGCTGCTCGGACTACTGGTTTTGCAATGTTGTCTTCGGCCAATGTACAGGAAGCCCACGATTTTGCTTTAATCGCACAAGCAGCAACCCTCGAAAGCCGCTTACCGTTTATTCATTTCTTTGATGGCTTCCGTACGTCCCACGAAGTTAATAAAATAAACGTCTTATCGGACGAACAAATCCGACAGATCATCAACGACGACTTGGTAATTGCACACCGAGCACGGGCGCTTAATCCCGACAATCCCTTCATACGCGGGACGGCTCAAAACCCCGATGTGTACTTTCAGGGGCGTGAAACCGTCAACCCGTATTATACCCGCACCCCCGATGTGGTGGAAGCAGTAATGCACCATTTTGCCAAGTTGACAGGACGCAGGTATCAGCCATTCGAATATGAAGGTGCACCGGATGCCAACCGCGTGGTCGTTATCATGGGTTCTGGCAGCGAAACAGCCCTCGAAACCGCACATTACTTGGTAGGGAAAGGTGAAAAAGTAGGCGTACTGCGTGTAAGACTCTACCGTCCGTTTTCGGCCAAACACTTATTTGACGTATTACCAAAAACCGTCACCAAATTGGCGGTGCTTGACCGGTGCAAAGAGCCAGGGGGCATGGGGGAGCCCCTTTATCAAGACTTGTTGTCTGTTTTTGTAGAGGCATTTACACAAGGAACATTCCCATGTATGCCACACATCGTCGGCGGACGCTATGGCTTGTCTTCTAAGGAGTTTACGCCCGGAATGGCGAAAGCTGTTTTTGACGAACTGAAGCAGGAGCAACCGAAAAACCATTTTACGGTTGGGATTGTGGACGATGTCACCCATTCGCACTTGCCATACGATCCCGCTTTTGCATTGGATGAATCGGGCTGGACGCAAGCCTTGTTTTATGGATTGGGCGCAGATGGAACCGTGGGCGCAAACAAAAATAGCATCAAAATTATTGGAGAATCTACCGATTTACACGGACAGGGCTATTTTGTCTATGACTCCAAAAAATCGGGTGCAAGAACCGTTTCCCATTTACGATTTGGCCCAGAGCCGATTCGGGCGCCATATTTAATTAGGCAGGCGGATTTTGTAGCCGGGCATCAATTTAATTTTGTGGACCGTGTGGATATGTTGTCACTCGCAAGATCAGGGGCAACCTTCCTCCTGAATAGTCCATACGGCCCAAACGAAGTCTGGGATCATTTACCCCGCTCGGTGCAGGAAGCTCTTATCCATAAAAAATTGCACTTTTTTGTCATTGATGCCAATACCGTAGCACGCAAAACAGGTATGGGCGGACGTGTGAATACCATTATGCAAACGTGTTTCTTTGCGCTTTCGGGTGTTTTGCCCCGCGATGAAGCCATTTCACAGATCAAAAAAGCCATCGAAAAAACCTATTTCAAAAAAGGACAAGCCGTCATTGCGCAAAACTTT
The genomic region above belongs to Bacteroidetes Order II. bacterium and contains:
- a CDS encoding response regulator transcription factor, which codes for MPTRILIADDQPNVRTMLQEYLEAQGFRVEVAADGREALQKAVVFQPELVLLDVMMPHMDGYDFIRAFRRESDAPVMLLTARQEETDKVIGLELGADDYVTKPFGLREVLARINAILRRTKSPTPDESHWIRIRRVSLHPVQRRVKCNGTSVSLTPKEFDILYLLMASPGQIISRGELFDHLHDEMSDGTERTIDVHIRNLRVKLEEDPKNPQFIVTVFGAGYRVMG
- a CDS encoding NAD(P)-binding protein, which codes for MPFTQSDMTAPPDLRQHAKGTGPRRSQRPIYQDMLPPCNHACPAGENIQGWLSLAQAGDYYAAWQKLVEENPMPAIHGRVCYHPCEDSCNRAAIDKTVSIHAVERFLGDMAIEQNWQVAFPKARSGKRVLVVGAGPSGLSAAYHLTRMGHEVEIQEAGPLPGGMMHFGIPAYRLPRNILMAEIQRIVAMGVKIHLNQKVEDVMAAKATGNFDAVFLAIGAQIGKKTTIPTQAAGQILDAVSYLRDVEMGIAPKLGRRVAIYGGGNTAMDAARTAKRLGAEETLIIYRRDREHMPAHDFEADEALGEGVKIHWLRTIKSIEETTFTVEVMRVENGKPVPTGEFETLEADALIMALGQDTDTRFLKQVPNLVFNQDGTLQVGLDMMTGCDGLFAGGDMVPEDRSVTIAVGHGKKAARFMDAYLRGKSYLKAPKKPVVGADLLHLWFHTDAPPQEQPHLPNEVATEGFDEIVAGLTEAEARYEAQRCLSCGNCFECDGCYGSCPEGAIIKLGTGKRYRFNLDLCTGCAVCHEQCPCHAIEMTPEPL
- the nifJ gene encoding pyruvate:ferredoxin (flavodoxin) oxidoreductase — protein: MADQHTVLTVDGNEAAAYVAYRVNEVCAIYPITPSSTMAELADEWAAKGVKNLWGNVPEVIEMQSEGGAAGTVHGALQTGALTTTFTASQGLMLMLPNMYKIAGELTAAVFHVAARSLAAQGLSIFGDHSDVMAARTTGFAMLSSANVQEAHDFALIAQAATLESRLPFIHFFDGFRTSHEVNKINVLSDEQIRQIINDDLVIAHRARALNPDNPFIRGTAQNPDVYFQGRETVNPYYTRTPDVVEAVMHHFAKLTGRRYQPFEYEGAPDANRVVVIMGSGSETALETAHYLVGKGEKVGVLRVRLYRPFSAKHLFDVLPKTVTKLAVLDRCKEPGGMGEPLYQDLLSVFVEAFTQGTFPCMPHIVGGRYGLSSKEFTPGMAKAVFDELKQEQPKNHFTVGIVDDVTHSHLPYDPAFALDESGWTQALFYGLGADGTVGANKNSIKIIGESTDLHGQGYFVYDSKKSGARTVSHLRFGPEPIRAPYLIRQADFVAGHQFNFVDRVDMLSLARSGATFLLNSPYGPNEVWDHLPRSVQEALIHKKLHFFVIDANTVARKTGMGGRVNTIMQTCFFALSGVLPRDEAISQIKKAIEKTYFKKGQAVIAQNFRAVDQTLENLYQVTIPNTVTATRELPDTVSDEAPYFVQNVTAKMMAGLGDELPVSLLPADGTYPSGTTKWEKRDIADLVPEWDPSVCIQCGNCSFVCPHSVIRAKFYHKDHLAEAPATFPSAAINARGFPDTRYTLQVYEEDCTGCTLCVEACPATNPTDRTRKAINMRPNTAPKPEIRSKIRFFESLPINDRARVNFATVHGTQFLEPLFEFSGACAGCGETPYVRLLTQLFGDRLIVANATGCSSIYGGNLPTTPWTKNAAGKGPAWSNSLFEDNAEFGLGMRVTADKHHTLAIELLWQLAPRLGFDFVKRIAEAPQVYESELVEQRARVKELRSRLQHIHAPEARHLLSVADHLVRRSIWLVGGDGWAYDIGSGGLDHALSTGRNVNVLVLDTEVYSNTGGQSSKATPTAATAKFAAAGKRVGKKDLAIQAISYGNVYVAQVAMGANPQQTLLALREAEAYEGPSLVLAYSHCIAHGINMEKGMDQQSKAVASGYWPLIRYNPVLRKEGQNPFILDSPAPSMPFKDYAYNELRYKVLTRTNPEEAERLIKLAQELVDLRWKNYVEMAGFGADAFSPIA